One stretch of Pedobacter riviphilus DNA includes these proteins:
- a CDS encoding glutamine synthetase family protein — translation MSTSKEILDYVKHHPSGKVKLAVADIDGILRGKYVAAEKFTSLVEGRLGFCDVTFGWDAGDVAYENGKYTGWHTGYPDAQVKIDLSTFRKIPWENEVPFFLGDFIDDQDQANYVCPRQLLKKVIAECENEGFSPLFAQEFEWFNFSETPETIHEKGFTNLKPLSPGMFGYSILRSTYQNEFMSDLFELLNKFDIPIEGLHTETGPGVYEAAIKYAPALQAADQAILFKTAVKEIAYKHGIIATFMAKISENLPGCSGHVHQSLWDADKKTNLFYDKKDADKMSETMKSYIAGQLHCLPYLLPMIAPTINSYKRLVEGAWAPTTVTWGIDNRTTALRALPGSKKASRLETRIVGSDTNPYLALSACLAAGMYGIKNKLKLEQPATKGNGYTDLSNGVLSRNLFEATQKMKNSDLAAALLGEDFVNHFTMTREWECKQYAKVVTDWELKRYLEII, via the coding sequence ATGAGTACGAGCAAAGAAATTCTGGATTACGTAAAACATCATCCCTCTGGAAAAGTTAAATTAGCTGTTGCCGATATCGACGGTATTTTAAGGGGAAAATATGTAGCTGCCGAAAAATTTACATCCCTGGTTGAAGGTCGCCTGGGTTTCTGTGATGTTACTTTTGGTTGGGATGCAGGCGATGTAGCTTACGAAAACGGAAAATATACAGGTTGGCATACTGGTTATCCAGATGCCCAGGTGAAAATTGATCTGAGCACATTCCGGAAAATTCCGTGGGAAAATGAAGTGCCTTTCTTTTTGGGCGATTTTATTGACGATCAGGATCAGGCAAATTATGTCTGTCCGAGGCAGTTGCTAAAGAAAGTGATTGCAGAATGTGAAAATGAAGGATTTTCGCCGCTTTTTGCACAGGAATTTGAGTGGTTTAATTTTTCGGAAACACCAGAAACTATCCACGAGAAAGGTTTTACCAATTTAAAACCCTTAAGCCCCGGCATGTTTGGCTATTCCATTTTGAGAAGCACCTACCAGAATGAGTTTATGAGCGACCTGTTCGAACTGTTGAATAAATTCGACATCCCGATTGAAGGTTTGCATACTGAAACCGGACCAGGGGTTTACGAAGCTGCGATTAAATATGCGCCTGCCTTACAAGCTGCTGATCAAGCGATATTATTTAAAACTGCCGTAAAAGAAATAGCGTATAAACACGGTATTATTGCCACATTTATGGCCAAAATAAGTGAAAATTTACCCGGATGCAGCGGTCATGTACATCAAAGCCTGTGGGATGCCGATAAGAAGACCAACTTGTTCTACGACAAAAAAGATGCAGATAAAATGAGCGAAACCATGAAAAGTTATATCGCTGGTCAGTTACATTGCCTTCCATACCTTTTACCAATGATTGCCCCTACCATAAACAGTTACAAACGTTTAGTTGAAGGCGCATGGGCACCCACTACGGTAACCTGGGGAATTGATAACCGTACAACGGCATTACGTGCGCTACCCGGAAGCAAAAAGGCATCACGTTTAGAGACCAGGATAGTGGGTTCTGATACCAATCCTTACCTGGCACTTTCGGCCTGTTTGGCCGCTGGAATGTACGGGATCAAAAATAAGCTGAAACTCGAACAACCTGCTACCAAGGGAAATGGATATACAGATCTTTCGAATGGGGTATTATCGCGCAATTTATTTGAGGCTACGCAAAAGATGAAAAATTCTGACTTAGCCGCAGCATTATTAGGCGAAGATTTCGTTAATCATTTTACCATGACCCGCGAATGGGAATGCAAGCAATATGCTAAAGTTGTAACCGATTGGGAACTAAAAAGATATTTAGAAATTATTTAG
- the eat gene encoding ethanolamine permease, which produces MEQKDSLKKTLTPFMLWGLGVGYVISGMYFGWNLGLEKGGTLGMAIATVAIMVMYVTFSFSYAELACAIPKAGGVFDYANIALGKNIGFIAGIAQMVEFIFAPPAIAFAIGAYFNAFFPQVPILTSAIAVYFIFTALNVYGVKAAASFEVIITVLAVGELLLFSGITLPKFHVENLVHNNFPNGWSGVFAAIPFAIWFFLGIEGVANVAEETKNPQRDISKGFGWGIFTLVVLCVLVFISTIGIGGWEAIVYKNGKSGETSDSPLPLALSMITDDNHLMYHLLITVGLFGLVASFHGLVLAAGRSTYEMGRVKSIPAVLGKISPKFQTPANALIGNMVIGIIALLSGKTAEIIIISVFGALTLYIISMISVMVLRKNKPEMTRPFKMPIYPLFPIVALIISCVSFIAMLIYNLKLGLIYSGIVLGIFLLYKIFKKAD; this is translated from the coding sequence ATGGAACAAAAAGATAGCTTAAAGAAAACACTTACCCCTTTTATGTTATGGGGGCTTGGCGTAGGATATGTGATTTCGGGAATGTATTTCGGCTGGAACTTAGGCCTCGAAAAAGGTGGCACCTTGGGTATGGCCATTGCAACAGTTGCCATTATGGTGATGTATGTTACCTTTAGTTTTAGTTATGCAGAACTTGCCTGTGCTATACCAAAGGCAGGTGGTGTTTTCGATTATGCTAATATCGCGCTCGGCAAAAACATCGGTTTTATTGCAGGTATTGCTCAAATGGTCGAATTTATATTTGCCCCACCGGCCATAGCCTTTGCCATTGGTGCTTATTTTAATGCCTTTTTCCCGCAGGTACCCATTCTTACGAGTGCAATTGCTGTTTATTTTATTTTCACTGCCCTAAATGTATATGGCGTAAAAGCCGCGGCTTCATTCGAAGTCATTATTACCGTTCTGGCAGTCGGCGAACTGCTCTTGTTCTCAGGAATTACATTACCTAAATTTCATGTAGAAAACCTGGTCCACAATAACTTTCCAAATGGCTGGAGCGGTGTTTTTGCGGCCATTCCATTTGCCATCTGGTTTTTTCTGGGTATTGAAGGCGTTGCAAATGTAGCCGAAGAAACCAAGAACCCACAACGAGATATCAGTAAGGGCTTTGGCTGGGGTATATTTACATTAGTGGTATTATGTGTGCTGGTTTTCATCTCCACAATTGGCATAGGTGGTTGGGAAGCCATAGTATATAAAAACGGGAAATCGGGCGAAACTTCCGATTCACCTCTACCATTAGCCCTTTCGATGATCACAGACGATAACCACCTGATGTACCACTTGCTTATTACGGTAGGCTTATTTGGTTTGGTAGCCTCCTTTCACGGTTTGGTTTTAGCAGCAGGCCGCTCTACTTATGAGATGGGGAGAGTAAAAAGCATTCCTGCAGTACTAGGAAAAATCTCGCCAAAATTTCAAACACCAGCAAATGCATTAATTGGCAATATGGTGATTGGTATTATCGCGCTTTTATCTGGCAAAACTGCCGAAATTATTATCATTTCGGTATTTGGGGCATTAACTTTATATATCATCTCGATGATTTCGGTCATGGTACTGCGGAAAAACAAACCTGAGATGACAAGACCTTTCAAAATGCCAATTTATCCGTTATTTCCCATAGTTGCATTAATTATTTCCTGCGTTTCTTTCATCGCAATGCTGATTTATAATCTTAAATTAGGTTTAATTTATTCGGGCATTGTTTTAGGCATATTTCTTCTATATAAAATCTTTAAAAAGGCAGATTAA
- a CDS encoding M48 family metallopeptidase → MHENALRPSENFKKMAAKSVQAITLFIATYVVLIIFTLVLTAASCYLGIKLMEYISSSITFILGIGLIGFGFMILFFLVKFMFKGNKLDRSHLLEITRTDQPEIFKMIDEIVLSVQTDFPKKVYLSNEVNAAVFYDSNFWSMFFPVRKNLIIGFGLINTTTADELRAILAHEFGHFSQRSMKVGIYVYQFNKIIYDMLYDNESYDKVTRGIASASSYIGIFVLISDKIIGLMQQILVRVYQVLSESYSKLSHEMEFHADAVAAVTVGSKPLIDSLLRMQLANRSVDIICNYYERKIDDCVISANIFPQQILVMNFLAQRNKLPFENGFPQVSIGYYNRFNKSKISFSNQYSSHPETDERIKKLNDLGIPVAKPSHEMANSLLVDQEKIAEKFTAQIFQHAVYREQPSVQQLSDFEADFFKENDQNSYPDIFNGYFDYRNPYHQFNIDAFDLPTIPSELSIEEFFDDTNLSVIYELKALEADLTTIDNIDSQVINVKTFNYDGKKYSLADCRAMIDYLKGEISKKNEQLVLLDAKVFEYFRFLAKENQTEAIFKSLSIKYKQVAEEFTVQENAYLDLANATRFMHTSASKEMIKRKMVVVKKEEKKFKDCLIAIVNNDAYASLINEEAKIALAEYLKHDYKYFGADLYFDEELKDLFFAMNFFGGVISERHFLTKKELLNFNAKLINPVFS, encoded by the coding sequence ATGCACGAAAACGCTCTCCGGCCTTCTGAAAATTTTAAGAAGATGGCTGCCAAGTCTGTACAGGCTATTACCTTATTCATTGCCACCTATGTAGTATTAATAATATTTACATTGGTGCTAACCGCAGCTTCCTGTTACTTGGGGATAAAGCTCATGGAATACATCAGCTCTTCCATTACTTTTATTTTGGGCATCGGTTTGATAGGATTTGGTTTTATGATCTTATTTTTTCTGGTCAAGTTTATGTTTAAGGGCAATAAGCTGGACAGGTCTCATTTATTGGAAATTACCAGGACCGATCAGCCTGAAATCTTTAAAATGATTGATGAAATTGTTTTAAGCGTACAAACAGATTTCCCGAAAAAAGTATATCTATCAAATGAGGTTAATGCTGCCGTTTTTTACGATTCGAACTTTTGGAGCATGTTTTTTCCTGTGCGCAAAAACCTAATAATCGGATTTGGGCTAATCAATACTACTACTGCTGATGAACTACGTGCAATATTGGCCCATGAGTTTGGCCACTTTTCACAAAGGAGCATGAAGGTTGGCATTTATGTATACCAGTTTAACAAAATTATTTACGATATGCTTTATGATAATGAAAGTTATGATAAAGTAACGAGGGGCATAGCGAGTGCAAGTTCTTATATTGGTATTTTTGTGTTAATTTCTGATAAGATAATCGGTTTGATGCAGCAGATCCTAGTGCGTGTTTATCAGGTTTTAAGCGAGAGTTATAGTAAACTTTCGCACGAAATGGAATTTCATGCCGATGCAGTTGCCGCAGTAACCGTAGGTTCTAAACCGCTTATTGATTCGTTATTGCGCATGCAGCTCGCAAACCGTTCGGTGGATATTATCTGTAATTATTACGAAAGAAAAATCGATGACTGTGTTATTTCGGCAAATATTTTTCCGCAACAGATTTTAGTAATGAACTTTTTAGCTCAAAGGAATAAACTGCCTTTCGAAAATGGATTTCCGCAGGTGAGCATTGGCTATTATAATCGCTTTAACAAATCAAAAATATCCTTTTCCAATCAATATAGTTCACATCCCGAAACCGATGAGCGTATTAAAAAATTAAATGATCTCGGAATTCCTGTTGCAAAACCATCCCACGAGATGGCAAATTCGCTACTTGTTGATCAGGAAAAAATAGCTGAAAAATTTACAGCACAGATATTTCAGCATGCGGTTTACCGAGAGCAACCATCGGTACAACAGTTGAGTGACTTTGAAGCAGATTTTTTCAAAGAAAATGATCAAAATTCTTATCCTGATATTTTTAATGGTTATTTCGATTATAGAAATCCCTATCATCAATTTAATATAGATGCATTTGATCTGCCAACTATTCCATCTGAATTGAGCATTGAAGAGTTTTTTGATGATACCAATTTAAGCGTAATCTATGAGTTGAAGGCATTGGAAGCCGATCTGACCACGATAGATAACATAGATTCTCAGGTCATCAATGTCAAAACATTTAATTACGACGGCAAAAAGTATTCGCTGGCTGATTGTAGGGCAATGATTGATTATTTGAAGGGTGAAATAAGTAAGAAAAATGAGCAATTGGTCCTACTCGATGCAAAGGTTTTTGAATATTTCAGGTTTTTGGCAAAAGAAAATCAAACTGAAGCAATATTTAAATCGCTTTCGATCAAATATAAGCAGGTAGCTGAAGAGTTTACTGTTCAAGAGAATGCTTATTTAGATCTGGCCAACGCAACAAGATTTATGCACACATCAGCATCCAAAGAAATGATCAAAAGAAAGATGGTGGTGGTTAAAAAAGAAGAGAAAAAATTTAAGGATTGTTTGATTGCAATCGTTAACAATGATGCGTACGCCAGTTTAATAAACGAAGAGGCAAAAATAGCCCTAGCGGAGTACTTGAAACATGATTACAAGTATTTTGGGGCAGATCTTTATTTTGATGAAGAGCTTAAGGATTTATTTTTTGCGATGAATTTTTTCGGAGGAGTAATATCCGAACGACATTTCCTTACTAAAAAAGAACTTCTGAACTTTAATGCAAAATTGATAAATCCGGTATTTAGTTAA
- the yiaA gene encoding inner membrane protein YiaA, with amino-acid sequence MNQKPSNAFVAAAWIALGIGMIGFIVGLWRSDMLLNEKGYYFTVLMFGLFAVISLQKAVRDKLEGIPVTEIYYGISWFSTLLTITLLVIGLWNATLLPSEKGFYAFAFLLSLFGAITVQKNTRDSQIVNKNRDSE; translated from the coding sequence ATGAATCAAAAACCATCGAATGCATTCGTGGCGGCCGCCTGGATTGCATTAGGTATCGGAATGATCGGCTTTATTGTAGGCCTGTGGCGTTCTGATATGCTTCTCAATGAAAAAGGATATTATTTTACTGTATTGATGTTTGGCCTTTTTGCCGTAATCTCTTTACAAAAAGCTGTTCGCGATAAATTAGAAGGAATTCCGGTTACTGAAATTTATTACGGTATCAGTTGGTTTTCTACGCTACTCACCATCACTTTATTGGTAATCGGTTTGTGGAATGCTACCTTGCTACCCAGCGAAAAAGGGTTTTATGCCTTTGCTTTTTTACTCTCACTTTTCGGCGCCATTACGGTACAGAAAAATACGAGAGACAGCCAGATTGTGAATAAAAACCGCGATTCGGAATAG
- a CDS encoding NAD(P)H-hydrate dehydratase: MRTLLTSAQMRSADQFTIANKPIASIDLMEKAARAFVQTFLRDEFDTNKSVAIICGKGNNGGDGLAIAHLLLTNGYENIKVYIVNFSKKESNDFAINLQRIEESHCKKIVINQPSDLKSLKADLIIDAILGSGLNKALTGDFEELVQFINKQQKKVYAVDVPTGFFAEGKLPKDYNGIKAYKTISFQRPKINFFFPESTMATEKYEVVDIDLDEAFIQKQEADFYLVEENDIEKILQPRKLFSHKGTYGHALIIAGNSNTMGAALLSSMACLHAGSGLTTVCIPQGGLTALNATLPEVMALPRDEYTRIENPKKYQAIAIGPGLGTEAENEKLLESLIMANQAMIIDADALNILGERSDLIDKIVANSIITPHMKEFDRLFGEHDNWWDRVQTATEQAKKQKIVIVLKNQYTFVCLPTGKVLINPTGNPAMAQGGMGDVLTGIIAGFVAQRYSATDAAILACYIHGKAGDHLAHEQFVVTASQVAASISKEIKALMSR; encoded by the coding sequence ATGCGAACCTTGCTTACTTCTGCCCAAATGCGTAGTGCTGATCAGTTTACGATTGCCAATAAACCCATTGCTTCTATCGATCTGATGGAAAAAGCGGCGAGGGCCTTTGTTCAAACTTTTTTAAGAGACGAGTTCGATACCAATAAAAGTGTGGCGATAATCTGCGGAAAGGGAAATAATGGTGGCGATGGATTAGCGATTGCCCATTTGTTATTGACCAACGGTTATGAAAATATTAAAGTTTATATTGTTAACTTTAGTAAAAAGGAAAGCAACGATTTTGCGATCAACCTGCAACGGATTGAGGAATCGCACTGCAAAAAAATAGTAATCAACCAACCTTCCGATCTGAAAAGCCTAAAGGCAGATTTAATTATCGATGCCATTTTAGGTTCGGGTTTAAACAAGGCGCTAACAGGCGACTTTGAAGAACTGGTTCAGTTTATTAACAAACAGCAAAAAAAAGTATATGCAGTTGATGTACCTACAGGTTTTTTTGCCGAAGGAAAATTGCCTAAAGATTATAACGGTATAAAAGCTTATAAAACAATTTCTTTCCAACGTCCAAAAATTAATTTTTTCTTTCCTGAGTCAACCATGGCGACAGAAAAATATGAGGTGGTTGATATTGACCTGGATGAGGCCTTTATCCAAAAACAAGAGGCTGATTTTTATTTAGTGGAAGAAAATGATATTGAGAAGATTCTGCAGCCCCGAAAATTGTTCAGCCATAAAGGTACTTACGGCCACGCATTGATTATTGCAGGTAATAGCAATACCATGGGCGCGGCTTTGCTTTCTTCAATGGCTTGTTTACACGCAGGGTCAGGATTAACCACAGTGTGTATTCCGCAGGGTGGATTAACCGCCTTAAATGCCACTTTACCAGAGGTAATGGCGCTGCCAAGAGATGAATACACAAGAATAGAAAACCCAAAGAAATATCAGGCAATTGCTATAGGCCCTGGCTTAGGTACCGAAGCTGAAAACGAAAAACTTCTGGAAAGTTTGATTATGGCCAACCAGGCAATGATAATCGATGCAGATGCTTTAAATATCTTGGGCGAACGGTCCGATTTGATTGATAAAATTGTCGCAAATAGCATTATCACCCCTCATATGAAAGAGTTCGATCGGTTATTTGGCGAACATGATAATTGGTGGGACAGGGTGCAAACCGCTACAGAACAGGCCAAAAAACAGAAGATCGTTATCGTGCTTAAAAACCAGTATACTTTTGTCTGCCTGCCTACGGGTAAGGTACTTATCAATCCTACGGGCAACCCGGCTATGGCACAAGGCGGAATGGGCGATGTTCTTACCGGTATTATCGCAGGCTTTGTAGCACAGCGGTATTCGGCAACAGATGCCGCTATTCTGGCTTGCTACATTCATGGAAAAGCTGGCGATCATTTAGCGCACGAACAATTTGTGGTTACCGCATCGCAGGTTGCAGCCAGCATATCAAAAGAAATTAAAGCGCTCATGTCTAGATAG
- a CDS encoding AIM24 family protein — MAQREYTLNELIQESAENPNENDFFELEKPAMLEVNLKNQKILAKAGSMVAYIGNIDFKREGLLSKGLGSLLKKAISGEGTSLMHATGTGKLYLADEGKKVKIIKLQNEAVFVNGNDVLALEENIKNEIKMLKSIAGMMSGGLFQVKLSGSGYIAITTHGEPILLRVTGNQPVYTDPNATVAWSENLTPNIKTNLTFGSFIGRGSGESFQLEFFGEGWVLVQPYEEVKYAAKS, encoded by the coding sequence ATGGCACAAAGAGAATACACGCTGAATGAATTAATTCAGGAATCGGCAGAAAACCCAAATGAAAACGATTTCTTTGAACTAGAGAAACCTGCCATGCTGGAGGTAAATCTAAAAAATCAAAAAATATTGGCAAAAGCAGGTTCGATGGTTGCTTACATCGGGAATATCGATTTTAAAAGAGAAGGACTACTAAGCAAAGGTTTGGGCAGTTTGTTAAAGAAAGCCATATCTGGTGAAGGTACCTCACTGATGCACGCCACTGGAACAGGCAAACTATATTTAGCCGATGAAGGTAAGAAAGTAAAGATCATCAAACTCCAAAACGAGGCGGTTTTTGTAAATGGTAATGATGTTTTAGCTTTAGAAGAGAATATTAAAAACGAAATAAAAATGCTAAAAAGCATTGCAGGGATGATGAGTGGTGGTTTATTTCAGGTTAAATTATCGGGCAGTGGCTATATTGCCATTACCACACATGGCGAACCAATTTTATTAAGAGTAACAGGTAACCAACCTGTATACACCGATCCGAATGCTACGGTAGCATGGTCAGAAAATTTAACGCCTAACATCAAAACCAATTTAACTTTCGGCTCTTTTATCGGAAGAGGAAGCGGCGAGTCGTTCCAATTAGAATTTTTTGGCGAGGGATGGGTTTTGGTACAGCCTTATGAAGAGGTGAAATACGCAGCGAAATCTTAA
- a CDS encoding anti-sigma factor, with amino-acid sequence MENLKAYIESGVLELYVLGDLSPEEALQVEEMASQHPEVRAEIAAIEQAMEQYAMQNAVEPSADVETRLFEKLGISEVEENVNVQPEPIYAEEPRIIRLDGSDAKVRTLRYALVACIALLVVSTAALFITYNKLNAAHDQIASLNLDKQKFAGIVSKLEFENQGLDNMAAMADSKEWATIRMAGQAFSPTSKMKVYWNKKDKSVLINYVAMDLPKTDAAHQYQLWALVNGKPVSLGVFGKTDSTNNEALVKMQAIQEAQAFAVTLEPMGGSVNPTMDKLTVMGGV; translated from the coding sequence GTGGAAAATTTAAAAGCATATATCGAATCCGGAGTACTTGAGCTGTACGTTTTAGGTGATTTATCACCTGAAGAAGCGTTGCAGGTGGAGGAAATGGCATCTCAACACCCTGAGGTAAGAGCTGAAATAGCTGCTATTGAGCAAGCTATGGAACAATATGCTATGCAAAATGCTGTAGAGCCATCTGCAGATGTAGAAACAAGATTATTCGAAAAGTTGGGGATAAGTGAAGTTGAAGAGAATGTGAATGTTCAACCCGAACCAATTTATGCAGAAGAACCAAGAATTATACGTTTAGATGGAAGTGATGCCAAAGTGAGAACTTTGCGTTATGCCTTAGTTGCCTGTATAGCTTTATTGGTAGTAAGTACTGCGGCATTGTTTATTACGTATAACAAGCTAAATGCTGCACACGACCAAATTGCGAGTTTAAATCTGGATAAACAAAAATTTGCTGGCATAGTAAGCAAGTTAGAGTTCGAAAACCAGGGTTTAGATAATATGGCTGCCATGGCTGATAGCAAAGAATGGGCAACCATCAGAATGGCTGGTCAGGCTTTTAGCCCTACTTCTAAAATGAAAGTTTACTGGAACAAGAAAGATAAAAGCGTACTGATTAATTATGTAGCTATGGACTTACCAAAAACCGATGCAGCACATCAATATCAGCTTTGGGCTTTGGTAAACGGCAAACCGGTAAGTTTAGGTGTATTCGGAAAAACGGATTCAACCAATAACGAGGCATTGGTAAAAATGCAGGCCATTCAAGAAGCACAGGCTTTTGCAGTAACGTTAGAGCCAATGGGCGGAAGCGTTAACCCAACAATGGATAAATTAACCGTAATGGGTGGTGTTTAA
- a CDS encoding RNA polymerase sigma factor, with protein sequence MTALKKLTLTEPELVQALQSKDPAVLKTLYSMYSSALYGVISRIITHTELAEDVLQETFVKIWQSAAHYDHTKGRLFTWMMNIARNLSIDKLRSKDFKNSLKNQDIENNVSFVDEQNKVTFNPDILGVKQLVDNLKPDLQAVLDLVYYKGFTHVEAAEKLDLPLGTVKTRIRLAIIELRRNFN encoded by the coding sequence GTGACTGCATTAAAAAAATTAACCCTAACCGAGCCAGAACTTGTTCAAGCACTGCAATCAAAAGATCCTGCGGTTCTAAAAACACTGTACAGCATGTATTCGTCAGCGCTTTATGGCGTTATTTCGCGCATTATCACTCACACAGAGCTTGCTGAAGATGTACTACAAGAAACTTTTGTAAAAATCTGGCAGTCTGCTGCACACTATGATCATACTAAAGGACGTTTGTTTACATGGATGATGAATATTGCACGCAATTTATCGATCGACAAACTACGTTCTAAAGACTTTAAGAATTCACTCAAAAACCAAGATATAGAAAATAACGTAAGTTTCGTTGATGAGCAAAACAAGGTAACGTTTAACCCTGATATTCTTGGAGTTAAGCAACTTGTAGATAACCTTAAACCAGATTTACAAGCAGTTCTTGATTTAGTTTATTATAAGGGTTTTACCCATGTGGAAGCCGCAGAAAAGTTAGATTTGCCATTAGGTACGGTGAAAACCCGGATCCGGTTGGCTATTATTGAATTGAGAAGGAATTTTAATTGA